Below is a genomic region from Deltaproteobacteria bacterium.
TTTCCATTTTCTGCCTCAAGACTTATTCGCCAACCGGGGCATATAAAATACGACTCTCATTTTTTATCTCGCAGATGTCCCCGGTGCTGACCAGTTCGACCAGATGCACGTAAGTCTCGTGGAGCGCCAGAAATTGATCAAATTCCGGCAGGGAGCTGCCAAAAATATCCTGCGAAACCTGGAAGGTAGTCTTCGGCCCCGTCTTTACTGATTTTAAGGCCAATTCTTTCCGGATCTCATGGTGGTCAAAAAGCTCGCTGATCCTGGCCTGCAAATTGGCAAAAGGTCTGCCATGGGCAGGATAGACTCTGGTTGCGGGAAACTCTCGAAGCAGTTCGAGAGATGCCAAAAAGCTGCTCAAGGGTTTAAAATCAGGTGCAAAGACATCAGGGCTAAGGTTGGGGGTAATTTCCGGCAGGACATGATCACCAGCAAGCAGAACCTGTTCCTGTGGAAAATAAAATGACACGTGATCACGGGTGTGTCCCGGTGTTGGTATGGCCTGAAATTCCCATTTGCCGAAACTCTGGAGTTCATGAGGCTGCAAGTAGCGATCAATGTGAAAAGGACCGGCAATCTCCTCCCGGGTACTTAAAAGCAGGTTTAAGATGCCTTTGGTGGCGTCCTGGGGAAGGCCATGCCTGATGCAGAGATCTTTGACAAGCTGAATCTCCCTATCACTCCGGATAGTAAAGGGCTGACTTAACTCGGACATATGGATTTCCGCACCCGACATTTTCTTGATCCGGCCGGCCATGCCGCAATGATCAAAATGGTGGTGCGTGATAAAAACCTGAACGATATCCTGTACCTTTTTCCCGATTCTCCGCAGGGCGGTCTCGAGAGTCAACAAATTTTCCGGCGTATCCAGACCTGTGTCGAACAAGGCCGCCTGGTCACCATGACACAGGAGAAAAACATGCACATGCTGTAGCCGAAAGGGCATGGGCAGTGTAATCATGTAAAAATCATTCACAATTTCTTCTATCAAGGTTCAGAATCATCCTCTCGCAAGCAACCCTTTTAAATCCGTCCGCAGTCTTATTCCATTTACATGCCTCTTTGTCCAGTAGAATCGGAATTGGGGAACACGCACCAAACATAAAACCTTGACAATTAATAGACCTTCAATTAGTTTGTGCGGCACATATTTAAATTGATGCGACGAAGCAAACGTCGTTACGAGAGGGGGGAGGAACATGATCGGCGTACTCATAACAGCCCATGGCAACCTGGGAGGTGAATTATTAAAAGCTGTTGAATTGATAAAAGGAAATATTAAAGGCGTTCTCCAGTTGTCTATGGATCAGACAAAGGGAGTGGAGGAGTTAAAGAAGGAAATCGGAAGCGCGATTAAAAAACTGGATCAGGGGCAAGGCGTACTGATTTTGACCGATCTTTTCGGCGGGACACCGTCCAATATCGCCCTTTCCTTCCTGAAACCGGGCAAAGTGGAGGTGGTAACGGGAGTCAACCTCCCCATGTTGCTGAAGCTCTCGGAGATGCGGGAGGGCGCCACTCTGCATGATTATGCCGTCCATGTCAGAGATTACGGCATGAAGAACATCTATCTGGCCAGTGAGATATTAAATAAGAAGTTGGCGGTTTAAAGTTATTGATATCTATGGACATAACGCTTGTCAGAGTAGATAATCGGCTGATTCACGGTCAGATTTTAGAAGCCTGGCTGCCCTTCACCCAAGCCTCCTGCATTATGGTTGTTAATGATGAGGTGGCCGACGATTTTTTCCGGGAAACAGTCATCAGGATGGCGGTCCCGCGGGATATAGAAGTAATTATCAGCGGGGTGCAGGACTTTGCCCGGGATTTCACTTACGCCACCGGGCAGGGCAAGAAAGCCATCGTGCTCTTCTCTACCATTGCCGATGCCTGTAAAGCCTTTAGCGCCGGGTTCAAATTTAAAAAGCTCAACCTGGGCAATGTCCATCATGAGCATGGCGAGGGAGAGGGAGTCCGCTGTTCATCATGTATATTCCTTGATAACAATGATATGCAATGCGTCCTGAACCTGATGGATGCTGACGGTGTTCGGGTGGAACTGCAGCGGGTACCTCAGGAGGAGCCGGTGGATGCGCGGGACATTATGCCCAAGTCGTTATGTCTGAAATGCAGGTAATTCTCCATGGCGATAAAAATTATCCTTCTTTCCCTGTTGGGAGGCATCCTGTCGCTGGACAGGGCAGGGGCGCAATTCATGATCTCCCGTCCCATAGTTGCCGCCCCTCTGGCCGGATTCATGCTCGGCGATCCCTACACGGGGTTGCAGGCCGGGGCCTTGCTCGAGCTTTTCTGGATTGACAGGTTGCCTATCGGTACCATTGTCCCACCCAATGATTTTCTGGTCGCCTTCCTGGTGGCTTCTGCTTCTATCCTGGCCGGTCAGAATTTAGGCCATGTCTCACGGGAACTGATCGCCTTTTCCGTGCTCCTGTTCATCCCCTGCGGCTATGCGGCCCAACGTGTGGATAGTTTTATCGTCAAATCCAATGACGCCCTCTATGACGGCGCCCTGCAGGATGCAAAGCGGGCCGATATAGGGGGGATCTTTCGCAAACACCTGTCAGGTTTGGCGAAGCATTTTTTGGCCTATTTAGCTTTAATCATGGTTTCCCTCTTCTGCGGCGTAAACTTGCTTTTGTATATCTTTCCTTTGCTGCCGATGGCCGTTGTCAATGCGCTTTCTCTGATCTTTATTGCTCTCCCCCTGCTCGGTGTGGCCGCCGGCTTGAATACGATCAATCTGAAGGGGGCGATACCTGTGTTTTGCGCCATTTTTCTCTCCATCTCCCTGTTATGGGAACTGATTCATGTGTTTTGACGGAAATATCAGACGGTCGAAAAAGAGGCGTCTGTACAGGCAGGAATATGTCAGCATATGATCCGGAGATGCTCGTAACCAGCGCCATGGCGGCGGCAGATGTGAAAGAGGTGCTGGCCATCGAACGGGCGGTTTTTTCTGCGCCCTGGACGGAAAATATGCTTCGCCAGGAACTGTTGCTTCCCCTGGCGCGGAACCTCACGGCACGGATCGGCGGCGAGCTGATTGCCGGTTACCTGAATTTCTGGGTCATTGCCGGTGAAATTAATCTCCACCGTATTGCCGTCCGGAAGGACCAGCAGAGAAAAGGAGTCGCCGCCGAGCTGTTAAGGGCAATGATCGGGCTGGCGCATCAGGAGGGAGCCCGGTATGCCACCCTCGAGGTCCGGTCTGCCAATGAGCCGGCCAGGCGGTTGTATGAGCGCTTCGGTTTTGAGGTGCGGGGCATACGGCCTTTATACTATGATGATACTAAGGAGGATGCCTTGATCATGTGGGCGGACCTTGAGAAAGGGCTGGAGGAGAAGCTGTATGACCGATAATGAACCGACCGTGATGATCGGCCGCGTCATGATGAACAGGGAAGTGGCGCCCGGAATATTCCTGATATCCTTCCGGTTGCCGGATACTTTCCCCACGCCTGCTCCAGGCCAGTTTGTCATGATCAAGGTGGGAGATGGCCATGATCCCCTGTTGCGCAGGCCTTTCAGCATTCACGCCTTCACGCGGCCGGAAGATCATGCCGTCCTGGGAATTCTTTATAAAGTTGCCGGCCGGGGGACCAGGTTGCTTTCGTCCCTGTTGGGCGATGCGGCCGTCAGCATTATGGGGCCGCTGGGTAAGGGATTTACCTTGATACCCGCCAGAAAAAACATCCTTATCGTTGCCGGCGGGATGGGGCTCGCGCCGCTTGCCTTTCTGATTCAGCAATATCTGGATTTGATCCAACGTGATCCAAGCCACGGCGGGGAATGGGGACACCTTTTTTTGCAAGGTGTCCCCAGAATCATCTGTTACATCGGAGCGGCCACGGCGGATTCCTTGGTGGAATTGAAAAAAATAGAGGTTTGCTGCGAGGATGTCAGGATCAGCACCGACGATGGCAGTTGCGGTTACCATGGCAACGTCATTGAACTTTTCCGTCGGGAGCTGGCTTTTTATAATCCCGCTGACGCCGCCATCTATGCCTGCGGGCCGGCGGCCATGTTGAAAGCGCTGGCGAAAATTATTCCGGACGGAGACTTTTTTTGTCAGGTGTCCATGGAGGAACGTATGGCCTGCGGTTTGGGCGCCTGTCTGGGTTGCGCCGTGGCCCGCAAAGATCAGGCCGGGCAAATGACCTATCAAAGGGTATGCAAGGACGGTCCCGTCTTCAACATCCGGGACGTGGGCTGGCAGACCTGACCCCGATAAACGGGATAAGTAAGTTTACGAAATTATTTTTGCGAGAAAAACGCAGAAAATAATTTCTAACTTACTAAATGTAGGGTGCGTTATTAACGCACCGAACACCTAAACAAGTTACGTGGGAAGATCATGCATGAATTAACTCTGAAACCGCAAATGGGCGTAGATGTCGGGCCGCTCCATTTCAAAAATCCCCTGCTGACCGCTTCCGGTACTTTTGGCTATGGCGCCGAGTATGCGCCCTTCGTGGATCTCAACCAGTTGGGCGCCCTGATTGTCAAGGGCTTGTCTCTTTCGCCCCGGGCCGGCAATCCCCCGCCCCGGATTATGGAGACGACGGGCGGTATGTTGAACGCCATCGGTCTGGAAAATGTGGGGGTAAAGGTTTTTATCGCCGAGAAACTTCCCTTTTTGCGGGATTTTGATGTCCCCGTCATCGCCAATATCTTTGGAGAAACGGTGGCGGAATATCAGCAAGTGGCGGCGCTACTGGACCGGGCGGAGGGGGTTTGCGCCCTGGAGCTCAACATTTCCTGCCCGAATGTGAAAAAAGGAGGGGTGGCCTTTGGCGCGGACCCCGATTTGGCAGCGGAGGTGACGCGTAAAGTCAAAGAGGTCACCGCTCTGCCGCTGATCGTCAAGCTGACGCCCAACGTAACCGATATTGCCCTGATTGCCGAAGCTGTCGAGGCGGCCGGCGCTGATGCCCTGTCGCTCATCAACACCATAACGGGGATGTCCGTGGATGCGGAGCGCCGGACGCCCCATCTGAAAAATATCACGGGCGGTCTGTCGGGACCCGCCATCAAGCCGATCGCGTTAAGGATGGTCTGGCAGGTGGTCAAGCGGGTTTCCATTCCCGTGATCGGCATCGGGGGAATAACGACGGCAAGCGACGTGATGGAGTTTCTGATCGTGGGGGCCAGGGCGGTGCAAGTAGGAACGGCCAATTTTGTCAACCCCTCCGCCGTGATGGATATTCTGGACGGGATAGAGGCATACCTCGCCAGGCATCGCCTCGCCGATATCGGCGATCTCATCGGGACACTGCAAGTAGATTGAGAAGAAACCGTCATTACTGACGACCTCGCCAAAAGTCGTCACACCGGTGAAAACCGGTGTCCAGCGCGCTTGTAACGCATTGAAATTTCTGGATTCCGGTGTTCCCCCGTCAAGCGAGGACTGAAAAGAGCACTGGAATGACAATTCTTGGGTATTTTCGACTTTTGCGAGACCGTCATTACTAAGGCGTCACAATCCGGGAAAAATCGGCAATCTGGCGGAAGATGGAGGAAATTGCCGCCAGCAGAGAGAGTCTGTTGAACCGTATTTTTTCATCTTCCGCCATCACGAGGACGGCGTCAAAAAAATTATCCACGGGCTGCCGCAGACGGGCGATTTCCCGCAATGCGGCAAGGTAATCCCCGCTTTCGATCAACAAGGCCACCTTTTCTTTTATCTCCAGATAGACGTTATACAGGTTCTGTTCCGCTTCGCTCTCAAATAGTCCCGGATCAACGGTCCCGCCTGGAAAGTCTTTGATGATGTTGCCGACCCTCTTAAAGGCGCTGGCCAGGGGTTCAAAACCGGCATCGTCTTTGAGAGTTGCCAAGGCTTCTATTTTATTGAGTGATTTAACCAGGTCGGTGGCATCTATGGAAAGAACGGAGTCCACCACATCGTAGGGGCGACCCTGCGAGATGAGCTGGTTGGCAAAGCGGGACTGGAAAAAAGCCAGAATATCGGCTTTAATCTCGTCCGCCGGTCTCTTCAACCTTTCCCCCCAGATGAGAAGACTTTTATCAATCAGCACGTCCAGCGGCAGCGGGTATTTCCTGGCCAGGATAATGTTGATGATGCCGAGGGACTGGCGGCGCAGGGCATAGGGATCGGCCGTCCCGGTCGGGATCAGATTGACGCCGAAAAAACCCGTAATGGAGACCATCTTGTCGGCGATGCTCGCCAGGGCGCCTTCCTCCGTTTCGGGCAGAGCGCCCGTGGCGCTGACCGGCAGATAATGTTCGTAAATTCCCTTGGCCACCAGCGGATCTTCGCCCGCCAGCAGGGCATATTCCCGTCCCATAACGCCCTGCAGCTCCGGGAATTCGCCGACCATCTGCGTGCTGAGGTCTGCCTTGGCCAGCGTCGCCACGCGTAAAACCCTATCTTTCAGAGCGGGGTTGAGCAGCAAGGCGAGCTCCCCGGCGAGGCTCCGGAAGCGCATGACCTTTTCATAGACCGTGCCCAGCAAGGTATGGAAGATCATGCCGTGCAAGTTTTCCAGACGTTCTTCGAGGGGGATTTTACCGTCTTCCTCAAAGAAGAACCGGGCGTCCGAGAGGCGGGCGCGGATTACCTTTTCGTTGCCCCGCCTTACGACGGCCACGTCGCGCGGCCTTGTATTGCTGACGGTCAGAAAATGATTAAGCAGGTTTCCCTGTCCATCGGTCAGCGGGAAATATTTTTGCTGCGTCATCATGGAGGTGATGAGGACCTCCTTGGGCAAAGCGAGGTAGGCGACGTCAAAACTGCCGCTGATCACGGTCGGATATTCCACGATATAGGTTATCGTATCCAGCAGGTCCTGATCGTAGAAAACCTTCCCGCCCAGTGATTGCGCCTCTTTCTCCGCGTCCGCCAGGATAATTCTGCGGCGTTCCTCCGGATCGGCGATTACGAAATTTTCCCGCGTGCCGGTGAGATAGTCGGCGAGACTGCTGACCTTAAACGGCGCCGGACTCAGGAAGCGATGACCGTAAGAGAGGTTGCCGCTTTGGATATTTTCCAATGCAAAGGGGATTGTTTCCCCGCCATAGAGGGCCAGCAGCCAGTGAATCGGCCGGGCGAAGCGCAGCTCAAAATCCGCCCAGCGCATGGATTTCCGGAAGGGCAGGGCAGCGATGAGGGCCGGGATGATTTGCGGGAGCAGGGTTTTGGTCTCGGCGCCGGTAATCTTCTTCCGGCTGACCAGGTATTCCCCTTTTTCGGTGACAATGGTTTCCAGCGCGGAAATTTCCACTCCCTGGCCGCGGGCAAAGCCTTGGGCAGCGGGAGTGGGATTGCCCTGGGCATCAAAGGCGGCTCTTTTAGCTGGTCCCAGCTTTTCTATGATCCGCTCCGACTGTTTTTCCGCGACCTCGGCGACGCAGAGAAAAAGCCGCCGTGGCGTCGCCATGGTGATTATCGCGCCGTGCGGGATCACTTGGGCCGCTAATTCCTTACGGATCATCTCCTCCAGGTCGCGTCTGGCCTGGGGTAAGAAAGCGGCTGGTATTTCTTCCGTGCCGATCTCCAGCAGTAGTTCCTTGCCCATTAACTATTCCTCATTTCTGGTCTTTTTTCAGCAGGGGATAACCCAGGGCTTCCCGCTGTTTAAGGTATGCCTCGGCGCTCAGACGGGCAATGTTCCTCACCCGGCCGATATAGCTGGTGCGCTCCGCGACACTGATGGCGCCGCGGGCGTTCAAAAGGTTGAAGGCATGCGAACACTTGAGACAGTAGTCATAGGCCGGCAGCACCAACCCCTGGGAAATTAGGCTGACGCCCTCTTTTTCATACATCTCGAAGAGTTTTCTCAAGGTCTCCACGTCCGCCTTCTCAAAGTTGTGGATGGAAAATTCCACCTCGCCCTGGTGGTGGACATCCCCGTAGGTGACCTGGTCGTTCCATTGCAGATCGTAAACGTTGTCAATGCCCTGGATGTACATGGCAATGCGCTCGATTCCATAGGTAAGTTCAGCGCTGACGGGTTTGAGATCAAAGCCGCCGACCTGCTGAAAGTAGGTGAACTGAGAGATTTCCATGCCGTCGAGCCAGACTTCCCATCCCAGCCCCCAGGCGCCCAGCGTGGGAGATTCCCAGTCATCCTCGACGAAACGGATATCGTGATCGAGCGGGTCAATGCCGAAACTCCGCAAAGAATCCAGATAAAGCTCCTGAATGTTCAAAGGCGAAGGCTTGATGATCACCTGATACTGGTAGTAGTGCTGGAGCCGGTTCGGGTTTTCGCCATAACGGCCGTCCGTGGGTCGCCGAGAAGGCTGCACGAAGGCCCCTCGCCACGGTTCCGGCCCCAGGGCGCGCAGAAAAGTGGCGGGATGAAAGGTGCCGGCCCCCACTTCCATATCGTAGGGCTGCTCGATGACACAACCCTGGCTGGCCCAGTATCCCTGCAAAGCGAAGATCAATTCCTGAAAGGTCACTTATTCCTCCTCAAGTATTCCATTTTAACGCTCATCCTGAGCCCGTCGAAGGATGAGACTTTTTGCGAGAGCGTCATTTCCGGGCTTCGTAACATGGGGCAAATCGCCTGTCAAGAAAGACGTCTCCTAAATGGTCAAGCCATCTCACCCGGTGCGTGACTTTGCGGAAATGCCTTGACTATTGCGCAATGAAATTCAGAAGATGAAGGAATCGAAGATGTTCACTGCTTGATTCCAGGCTGTCATTTTATTTAGCACAGGGTAGATTCTCTGCTTTCGTGATCAGGCGCTACAGGGTGCTGTTAGATGAACGCTATTTCTTCGTCGGTGATCCCATAACGTTATTGCAACCATCCCATTTTCATCCTTCGTTGTGTCCGCGCCGGGTATGGGGGTTATAATTGGAAAATTCTTTTGCCGCCGCAAATATTTCCTCAACACTCTTATCAGGCCACAAATCTCTCTGCCACTCAGTGTAATCGAAATTATCGCGCCGAATCAGTGTGATAAATTTTTCCGCCTCAACTACTCCAAGATGGTTGCGAAGCGCTTTCATGCCTTCCGTGCGGATCATCGTGTCTGCCCTCATAGTTTTCCCTCCAATATTTGTATGAAATCAATAGGATTAATGGTTCTTATTTCTTTTAAGGAAGATACTTTTTTTAGCAACTGTCTGTCCGTAGTAAGAAAGTAATCACAGTGAGCGAAGATTGCACTCGCGACATGAATCGCATCTTTTGGCTTAACTCGATATATCGCGGCAACATCCCTTGCACGCTCTAAAACGGCAATTTCGGCTGCTACATTTTCACAGGAAATTTGTTTCCATTCGGCAATTGATTCTTTCTGATTATTATACGGATTTGCATTATTTTCGAAATCCAGCATAAATGACCACACAAGTCCGATAGTTCCATTATGAATTTTTTCCTGCACAAAAAGCTTTGCTTCTGCTTCGAGGCGAATCGTTTCGTATACTTGCTCATCGTAGGGACGGTTAAAGCAGCAATTGTCAAGATAGATTTTCATCGGATCCACCCTCCTGTATTATCTTTTATTTCTCATTATCCCCGATTGCCGTTCGCGAAATACGGAAAGTGTCCCGCTGTTCCCGCACGCCGGTTTCATCGGCGTTGTGCTTGGTTGAAACTATGTTTGTAAGGTTTTTGTTATCTCAGTTACCGCCCATACCGATACTTCATTGATAATCTCATCTGTTACTACTGCCATATTAGCCTCGTCTTTCATTTTCAATGTTTTTACTTTCCAATTTTCACATTTTGGATGAGCTCTGGTATCCCAGTTTGTAAATTTAATAAATTCGTAGGAATACTGAACTGATAACTCAACCCTGGAATAAATGCAGACAATAAAAAGGACTAGTGGTTTGACGGATGTGTGTTTTGGCTCAAGAGAAATTTTTAGTATATTGTTCTCATTCTGGAAAGTGTAAGAAAATCCATCAACAATCATACGGGTTTTCCATATTGTCTCTAGTTGATATTCCGTGTTATCGGTGCCGCCATAAATATTTGAGTAGGCGGCCATTTTTGCAGCCTCTATAGCAGATCTTATTGGCTTCTTCGGCAATGGTTTGTATTCCTCTAACTCAAAAGACTCTTCTTTATATGTGGGTGTCGCGAAGAACTCTTTCCCTCTGTTTTCGTTCAACCAAACACCAATTCGCTGTGAATTTGGAATTGGATTTGGAGCGACATTTGACAAGACACCAATTTCAAAAATGCTTACAATATCCTTAGGCCAGTTTTGTTCCTGAAATTTGTCCCTTAATAAAGCCAGCCTTTTTATCACTGTTTCCTCATCGCAATATTCAGAATCCGCCTTACGTCTCACAAGCTCTAACAAAATATTTTCACTTTCTTTTGCTTCAGGTGGTATTCCGGATTCTTTTTCGTCGGGTTTTTCTTCCAGTCCGAAAGCCTTCAGTATTAATTTGTGAGTGTTATCAGTAATGAAACCAAATATTTCAATAAGATCGGCTTGCGAAATGAAAATCGGTTTTGGGAAACTGTGCGCATTGCAGTCATCGGCTATATATGCTGCTATGTCACGATAACGAATTTCTCCGGTATGATCCAACAAACCTGTGAATAAGCTCTCAGTAAACTTGCTGTATTCATGGCCAGCGAGTGACGGCTGATCGTCTCTTGAAGAAAACATGAAATAAATGTCATTTAGTTGATTGTCCTTAGCGGATTTTTCCAGCTCCTTTTTG
It encodes:
- the rimI gene encoding ribosomal protein S18-alanine N-acetyltransferase codes for the protein MSAYDPEMLVTSAMAAADVKEVLAIERAVFSAPWTENMLRQELLLPLARNLTARIGGELIAGYLNFWVIAGEINLHRIAVRKDQQRKGVAAELLRAMIGLAHQEGARYATLEVRSANEPARRLYERFGFEVRGIRPLYYDDTKEDALIMWADLEKGLEEKLYDR
- a CDS encoding PTS sugar transporter subunit IIC, which translates into the protein MAIKIILLSLLGGILSLDRAGAQFMISRPIVAAPLAGFMLGDPYTGLQAGALLELFWIDRLPIGTIVPPNDFLVAFLVASASILAGQNLGHVSRELIAFSVLLFIPCGYAAQRVDSFIVKSNDALYDGALQDAKRADIGGIFRKHLSGLAKHFLAYLALIMVSLFCGVNLLLYIFPLLPMAVVNALSLIFIALPLLGVAAGLNTINLKGAIPVFCAIFLSISLLWELIHVF
- the glyQ gene encoding glycine--tRNA ligase subunit alpha, which gives rise to MTFQELIFALQGYWASQGCVIEQPYDMEVGAGTFHPATFLRALGPEPWRGAFVQPSRRPTDGRYGENPNRLQHYYQYQVIIKPSPLNIQELYLDSLRSFGIDPLDHDIRFVEDDWESPTLGAWGLGWEVWLDGMEISQFTYFQQVGGFDLKPVSAELTYGIERIAMYIQGIDNVYDLQWNDQVTYGDVHHQGEVEFSIHNFEKADVETLRKLFEMYEKEGVSLISQGLVLPAYDYCLKCSHAFNLLNARGAISVAERTSYIGRVRNIARLSAEAYLKQREALGYPLLKKDQK
- a CDS encoding PTS fructose transporter subunit IIA; the encoded protein is MIGVLITAHGNLGGELLKAVELIKGNIKGVLQLSMDQTKGVEELKKEIGSAIKKLDQGQGVLILTDLFGGTPSNIALSFLKPGKVEVVTGVNLPMLLKLSEMREGATLHDYAVHVRDYGMKNIYLASEILNKKLAV
- a CDS encoding dihydroorotate dehydrogenase electron transfer subunit; translated protein: MTDNEPTVMIGRVMMNREVAPGIFLISFRLPDTFPTPAPGQFVMIKVGDGHDPLLRRPFSIHAFTRPEDHAVLGILYKVAGRGTRLLSSLLGDAAVSIMGPLGKGFTLIPARKNILIVAGGMGLAPLAFLIQQYLDLIQRDPSHGGEWGHLFLQGVPRIICYIGAATADSLVELKKIEVCCEDVRISTDDGSCGYHGNVIELFRRELAFYNPADAAIYACGPAAMLKALAKIIPDGDFFCQVSMEERMACGLGACLGCAVARKDQAGQMTYQRVCKDGPVFNIRDVGWQT
- the glyS gene encoding glycine--tRNA ligase subunit beta, which produces MGKELLLEIGTEEIPAAFLPQARRDLEEMIRKELAAQVIPHGAIITMATPRRLFLCVAEVAEKQSERIIEKLGPAKRAAFDAQGNPTPAAQGFARGQGVEISALETIVTEKGEYLVSRKKITGAETKTLLPQIIPALIAALPFRKSMRWADFELRFARPIHWLLALYGGETIPFALENIQSGNLSYGHRFLSPAPFKVSSLADYLTGTRENFVIADPEERRRIILADAEKEAQSLGGKVFYDQDLLDTITYIVEYPTVISGSFDVAYLALPKEVLITSMMTQQKYFPLTDGQGNLLNHFLTVSNTRPRDVAVVRRGNEKVIRARLSDARFFFEEDGKIPLEERLENLHGMIFHTLLGTVYEKVMRFRSLAGELALLLNPALKDRVLRVATLAKADLSTQMVGEFPELQGVMGREYALLAGEDPLVAKGIYEHYLPVSATGALPETEEGALASIADKMVSITGFFGVNLIPTGTADPYALRRQSLGIINIILARKYPLPLDVLIDKSLLIWGERLKRPADEIKADILAFFQSRFANQLISQGRPYDVVDSVLSIDATDLVKSLNKIEALATLKDDAGFEPLASAFKRVGNIIKDFPGGTVDPGLFESEAEQNLYNVYLEIKEKVALLIESGDYLAALREIARLRQPVDNFFDAVLVMAEDEKIRFNRLSLLAAISSIFRQIADFSRIVTP
- a CDS encoding PIN domain protein, which translates into the protein MKIYLDNCCFNRPYDEQVYETIRLEAEAKLFVQEKIHNGTIGLVWSFMLDFENNANPYNNQKESIAEWKQISCENVAAEIAVLERARDVAAIYRVKPKDAIHVASAIFAHCDYFLTTDRQLLKKVSSLKEIRTINPIDFIQILEGKL
- a CDS encoding PTS sugar transporter subunit IIB; this encodes MDITLVRVDNRLIHGQILEAWLPFTQASCIMVVNDEVADDFFRETVIRMAVPRDIEVIISGVQDFARDFTYATGQGKKAIVLFSTIADACKAFSAGFKFKKLNLGNVHHEHGEGEGVRCSSCIFLDNNDMQCVLNLMDADGVRVELQRVPQEEPVDARDIMPKSLCLKCR
- a CDS encoding caspase family protein is translated as MKLAVIIGVSEYQYDDFENLDACKNDAELFKNVLSDVAKIDDVLFINKGEKAYETKKKLADFVSKHKTEKVDELLFYFSGHGGRYEEDFFYIFPDFKEAKKESTGLRNSELDGLVRTLKPKLFVKIVDACFSGTQYIKAESDTKKELEKSAKDNQLNDIYFMFSSRDDQPSLAGHEYSKFTESLFTGLLDHTGEIRYRDIAAYIADDCNAHSFPKPIFISQADLIEIFGFITDNTHKLILKAFGLEEKPDEKESGIPPEAKESENILLELVRRKADSEYCDEETVIKRLALLRDKFQEQNWPKDIVSIFEIGVLSNVAPNPIPNSQRIGVWLNENRGKEFFATPTYKEESFELEEYKPLPKKPIRSAIEAAKMAAYSNIYGGTDNTEYQLETIWKTRMIVDGFSYTFQNENNILKISLEPKHTSVKPLVLFIVCIYSRVELSVQYSYEFIKFTNWDTRAHPKCENWKVKTLKMKDEANMAVVTDEIINEVSVWAVTEITKTLQT
- a CDS encoding dihydroorotate dehydrogenase, whose protein sequence is MHELTLKPQMGVDVGPLHFKNPLLTASGTFGYGAEYAPFVDLNQLGALIVKGLSLSPRAGNPPPRIMETTGGMLNAIGLENVGVKVFIAEKLPFLRDFDVPVIANIFGETVAEYQQVAALLDRAEGVCALELNISCPNVKKGGVAFGADPDLAAEVTRKVKEVTALPLIVKLTPNVTDIALIAEAVEAAGADALSLINTITGMSVDAERRTPHLKNITGGLSGPAIKPIALRMVWQVVKRVSIPVIGIGGITTASDVMEFLIVGARAVQVGTANFVNPSAVMDILDGIEAYLARHRLADIGDLIGTLQVD
- a CDS encoding MBL fold metallo-hydrolase translates to MIEEIVNDFYMITLPMPFRLQHVHVFLLCHGDQAALFDTGLDTPENLLTLETALRRIGKKVQDIVQVFITHHHFDHCGMAGRIKKMSGAEIHMSELSQPFTIRSDREIQLVKDLCIRHGLPQDATKGILNLLLSTREEIAGPFHIDRYLQPHELQSFGKWEFQAIPTPGHTRDHVSFYFPQEQVLLAGDHVLPEITPNLSPDVFAPDFKPLSSFLASLELLREFPATRVYPAHGRPFANLQARISELFDHHEIRKELALKSVKTGPKTTFQVSQDIFGSSLPEFDQFLALHETYVHLVELVSTGDICEIKNESRILYAPVGE